In a single window of the Insulibacter thermoxylanivorax genome:
- the hisB gene encoding imidazoleglycerol-phosphate dehydratase HisB, with the protein MTQQLDRQASIKRTTSETDIELTFNLDGSGVCELETDVPFLNHMLDLFTKHGQFDLKVDARGDVEIDDHHTVEDIGICLGQTLREALGDKRGIKRYASVFVPMDEALAQVVIDVSNRPHLEYRAEYPSATVGSFSVELVKEFLWKFALEARITLHVIVHYGENTHHMIEAVFKALGRALDEATQIDPRVKGVPSTKGLL; encoded by the coding sequence ATGACACAGCAGCTTGATCGGCAGGCGTCGATTAAACGGACGACGAGTGAGACGGATATTGAACTGACCTTCAATCTGGATGGAAGCGGCGTATGCGAGTTAGAGACGGACGTTCCGTTCTTGAACCATATGCTGGATCTATTCACGAAGCACGGGCAGTTTGACCTGAAGGTGGATGCGCGCGGCGATGTGGAGATCGATGATCACCACACTGTTGAAGATATCGGCATCTGTCTTGGACAAACGCTGCGGGAGGCACTTGGAGATAAGAGGGGCATCAAGCGCTATGCCAGCGTGTTCGTTCCGATGGATGAGGCGCTGGCGCAGGTCGTCATCGATGTCAGCAACCGGCCGCATCTGGAATACCGGGCGGAATATCCCAGTGCAACGGTGGGCAGCTTCAGCGTGGAACTGGTGAAGGAATTCCTCTGGAAATTCGCCCTTGAAGCCCGTATCACCCTGCATGTCATTGTGCACTACGGCGAGAATACGCACCATATGATCGAGGCGGTCTTCAAAGCGCTCGGCCGGGCTTTGGATGAGGCGACGCAGATCGATCCGCGGGTTAAAGGCGTGCCGTCGACGAAGGGCTTGCTCTAG
- the hisA gene encoding phosphoribosylformimino-5-aminoimidazole carboxamide ribotide isomerase produces the protein MRFRPCIDLHEGKVKQIVGETLQPDAGKVIENYVSERSPAYYAEMYRTDGLTGGHIIMLGKGNERAAEEALRAYPGGMQIGGGIHADNAQHYLDMGASHVIVTSYIFRDGKLNWRNLEKIVAKIGKERLVIDLSCKERDGKYVVVTNQWQTYSDFEVNAANIRELEAYCDEFLIHAVDVEGKRGGIEEKLAVQLAEWTTIPTTYAGGARSLEDLARFREITGGRLDITIGSALDIFGGQLSYREVVEFCRADRAGHGFG, from the coding sequence ATGAGATTCAGACCATGTATCGATCTTCATGAAGGAAAGGTCAAACAGATTGTCGGCGAGACCTTGCAGCCGGATGCCGGCAAGGTGATAGAGAACTACGTATCCGAGCGTTCTCCGGCTTACTATGCGGAGATGTACCGCACCGACGGCCTGACCGGCGGGCATATCATCATGCTGGGCAAGGGGAATGAGCGGGCTGCCGAAGAGGCCCTGCGCGCTTATCCCGGCGGCATGCAGATCGGCGGCGGCATCCATGCGGACAATGCTCAGCACTATCTGGATATGGGCGCATCCCATGTGATCGTCACCTCTTATATCTTCCGAGACGGCAAGCTGAACTGGCGCAACCTTGAGAAGATCGTCGCGAAGATCGGCAAAGAGCGCTTGGTCATCGACCTCAGCTGCAAGGAACGGGACGGCAAGTATGTGGTGGTCACGAATCAGTGGCAGACTTACAGTGATTTTGAAGTGAATGCAGCTAACATCAGAGAGCTGGAAGCCTATTGCGATGAGTTTCTGATCCATGCTGTAGATGTGGAAGGCAAACGCGGGGGAATCGAGGAGAAACTTGCTGTGCAGCTGGCGGAATGGACGACGATTCCGACGACTTATGCAGGCGGCGCCAGGTCGCTTGAAGACCTCGCACGATTCCGCGAGATCACGGGCGGCAGGCTGGACATCACCATCGGCAGTGCGCTCGATATCTTCGGCGGTCAACTCTCTTATAGGGAAGTAGTCGAGTTTTGTCGAGCAGATCGCGCGGGTCATGGATTCGGCTGA